The following proteins are co-located in the Trichormus variabilis 0441 genome:
- a CDS encoding GNAT family N-acetyltransferase, with product MKPPQTLATQRLSLRQPVAEDAALIFTQYAQDPEVAKYTSWQTHKSIKETDEFINRCTSVWANVSAFPYVLIRKEDAQLIGMVEIRINQFKAELGYVLTKSEWGKGYMPEAVQALTDWALGQNEIYRVWAVCDVENQASKRVMEKVGMHREGVLERWFIHPNMSQEPRDCYCYAVTK from the coding sequence ATGAAACCACCGCAAACTTTAGCAACTCAACGATTATCCTTAAGGCAACCAGTCGCTGAAGATGCAGCATTAATATTTACGCAGTATGCACAAGATCCAGAGGTTGCTAAATACACTAGTTGGCAAACTCACAAATCCATTAAAGAAACGGATGAATTCATTAATCGATGCACCTCAGTTTGGGCTAATGTCTCCGCATTTCCTTATGTTCTGATCCGCAAGGAAGATGCTCAACTCATCGGCATGGTAGAAATTCGCATTAACCAGTTTAAAGCAGAGTTGGGATATGTTCTTACAAAATCAGAATGGGGTAAAGGATATATGCCAGAGGCTGTCCAAGCACTGACGGATTGGGCATTGGGACAAAATGAGATTTATCGAGTCTGGGCTGTTTGTGATGTTGAAAACCAGGCATCAAAGCGGGTGATGGAGAAAGTTGGAATGCACAGAGAAGGTGTATTAGAGCGGTGGTTCATTCATCCAAATATGTCACAAGAGCCACGAGACTGCTACTGCTATGCAGTGACCAAGTAA